From Kryptolebias marmoratus isolate JLee-2015 linkage group LG15, ASM164957v2, whole genome shotgun sequence, a single genomic window includes:
- the atmin gene encoding ATM interactor, whose product MAASATNTSSGNNTTRDSLSCRRESLSQCQEIIKPTIPELTKEVRTNILCTVEGCGKILPNTPALNMHLVKSHRIKDGMVNPTVRKEMKGSQKLYCCPIEGCPRGPNRPFSQFSLVKQHYMKMHAEKKHKCSKCSNGYSTQWDLKRHIEDCGKTYECTCGCPYASRAALLSHIYRTGHEIPKEHRVPPVKKRKMEKHLSDSEKVKANDSIVHLLPATKELTESAHPSDSTVCIIDPANQNSNPHRSLQKLLLPKPKMALVSVPVMQLAHLPVLLPSTESGTLRTVVLAVDSHGSVSTLQLLPQTSGAAVPQVDGKSLAFENGAPTSRSIQGSISTGVQVSQDSVSSDDSTSCMTGPRGRSTSTNIQTDKSFLSKTPTGVGVGEGLGLCSVGESSVSSCSQTDISVSAQVLLPVSVETQTFFSQAKSTSSVGAQTDSQNLSQITCPPSSVLPYKTRQTQTYFAMPQLEDRAQDQAITCSDLFDNESLSVSTQTAPDINDSLGAAGRNIYEESKSVGAMCFGVQTSELGANNMADNQTQTMTLLNDLENILSSSMSGHQVLTEASAGCGSGPGSVQEQNNGIDFDFEEFLNAVHIQTQTEESELGVLGGDTPLESLDIQTQTDLFLMDDLDQTEGQSRTQASDLELFDTQTQTDLNFLLNAGRGMPLSILRHSSFSISTESSDTETQTDLPSFASGPSSHTHVGQGEPARMLNSTETQTVTSQAEGLGQLFLTSNETQTVMDDFLSADLAWNMESHFSSVETQTCEELYALFQQPDKPNS is encoded by the exons atggcCGCCTCCGCGACGAACACAAGTAGTGGAAATAATACGACGAGGGACAGCCTGAGTTGTCGTAGAGAGTCGCTGTCGCAGtgtcaggaaataataaaaccGACCATCCCGGAGCTGACCAAAGAAGTGAGGACGAACATCCTCTGCACGGTGGAGGGATGTGGCAAGATTCTCCCCAACACACCTGCGCTGAACATGCATCTTGTGAAGTCGCACAGAATAAAG GACGGTATGGTCAACCCCACAGTCAGAAAGGAGATGAAGGGCTCTCAGAAACTTTACTGCTGTCCCATTGAGGGCTGTCCAAGGGGGCCGAACAGACCGTTCTCCCAGTTCTCACTGGTTAAGCAA CACTACATGAAGATGCatgcagagaaaaaacacaagtgcTCCAAATGCAGCAATGGCTACAGTACACAGTGGGACCTGAAGAGGCACATAGAAGACTGTGGGAAGACCTATGAGTGTACGTGTGGCTGCCCCTATGCAAGCAGAGCTGCCTTGCTGTCACATATCTACAGGACAGGCCATGAAATTCCAAAAGAACACAG agtcCCTCCAGTTAAAAAGCgaaagatggaaaaacatttaagtgattCTGAAAAAGTCAAGGCTAACGATTCAATTGTTCATCTTCTGCCTGCTACTAAGGAGTTGACAGAATCTGCCCACCCTTCTGATTCGACTGTATGCATCATCGATCCAGCTAACCAAAACTCCAATCCCCATAGGAGTCTTCAGAAGTTGCTCCTTCCGAAGCCCAAGATGGCTTTGGTCAGTGTTCCTGTGATGCAGCTGGCACATCTGCCTGTCCTCCTTCCATCTACAGAAAGTGGGACTCTAAGGACCGTGGTGCTTGCGGTAGACAGCCACGGTTCTGTCAGCACACTTCAGCTCCTGCCACAGACCTCGGGAGCAGCGGTGCCCCAAGTCGATGGGAAAAGTTTGGCTTTCGAAAATGGCGCGCCCACTTCCCGCTCCATCCAGGGTTCCATCAGCACCGGCGTGCAGGTCAGTCAGGACTCTGTGAGTTCAGATGACTCGACCAGCTGCATGACGGGACCACGAGGAAGGAGCACCTCTACCAACATTCAAACGGACAAATCTTTCTTGTCAAAAACGCCCACAGGGGTTGGAGTTGGAGAGGGACTAGGGTTGTGTTCTGTGGGTGAGTCTTCAGTTTCATCCTGCTCCCAAACAGACATCAGTGTGAGTGCCCAAGTCCTCCTGCCAGTTAGTGTTGAAACCCAGACATTCTTCTCCCAAGCCAAATCCACATCATCTGTTGGAGCTCAGACAGACAGCCAAAACCTGAGCCAAATTACTTGCCCCCCCTCATCTGTGCTCCCATACAAAACCAGGCAGACACAGACATACTTTGCCATGCCACAATTAGAGGACAGGGCTCAGGACCAGGCTATTACATGCTCTGATCTGTTTGATAATGAGTCTCTAAGTGTTTCCACGCAGACAGCACCCGATATAAATGACAGCCTCGGTGCTGCAGGAAGAAATATATATGAAGAGTCGAAATCAGTAGGCGCTATGTGTTTTGGTGTGCAGACAAGCGAGCTTGGTGCAAACAACATGGCAGATAACCAGACCCAAACAATGACCTTGTTAAATGACCTTGAAAACATTCTGTCCAGCAGCATGTCAGGTCACCAGGTCCTCACAGAGGCCTCCGCGGGCTGCGGCTCGGGTCCAGGCTCTGTTCAGGAGCAGAACAATGGAATAGACTTTGACTTTGAGGAGTTCCTTAATGCCGTGCACattcaaacacagacagaggaGAGTGAACTGGGCGTACTGGGTGGGGACACACCACTGGAATCTCTGGACATTCAGACGCAGACGGATTTATTCCTTATGGACGATCTGGACCAAACTGAGGGACAAAGTCGAACCCAAGCCAGTGACCTTGAGCTCTTTGACACTCAGACTCAGACTGACCTCAATTTCCTGCTAAACGCTGGACGTGGCATGCCCTTGAGCATCCTGCGACATTCAAGCTTTTCAATCAGCACGGAGTCGTCAGATACTGAAACACAGACGGATCTCCCTTCATTTGCCTCGGGtccctcctcacacacacatgtaggTCAAGGTGAGCCTGCAAGGATGCTGAACAGCACCGAAACTCAGACTGTCACGAGCCAGGCAGAAGGCCTGGGACAACTTTTCCTTACCAGCAATGAAACCCAAACTGTCATGGATGACTTCTTGTCAGCAGACCTGGCGTGGAATATGGAGTCACATTTTAGCTCTGTGGAAACCCAGACGTGCGAGGAGCTTTACGCTCTCTTTCAGCAGCCTGACAAACCCAACAGCTGA